One Malaclemys terrapin pileata isolate rMalTer1 chromosome 7, rMalTer1.hap1, whole genome shotgun sequence genomic region harbors:
- the DPP3 gene encoding dipeptidyl peptidase 3: MVDSQYVLPNDVGLALLDCSEAFRLLLRGERLYAHYLSRACWYGGLVVLLQTSPEAPAIYVLLSRLFRAQDPDQLGELARSTGLTDQEYQAFLVYAAGVFSNMGNYKSFGDTKFVPNLPKDKLRRLIWQSQAFQEQPEEMKLLWDRCGELMFSLDAQQRQLGLREKGTTTYFSGNCCLEDAQLAQKFLDSQNISAYNTRLFKEKDKTGQTCYEVRLASVLGTDAPVDHELAPKLRSFEFEGCTFRVTRGDYAPLLERVVENLQCTKAHAANTNQEHMLEHYIRSFTQGSIAAHKEGSRCWIRDKGPIVESYIGFIESYRDPYGSRGEFEGFVAVVNKAMSAKFARLVESAEQLLLELPWPRAFEKDTFLTPDFTSLDVLTFAGSGIPAGINIPNYDDIRQTEGFKNVSLGNVLSVAYATQKDKLTFLAEEDKDLYIKWKGPSFEVQVGLHELLGHGSGKLFVQEEKGTCNFDREAVINPETGELIQSWYRGGETWDSKFSTIASSYEECRAECVGLYLCLNKDVLRIFELEGEDADDVIYINWLNMVRAGLLGLEFYTPETGTWRQAHMQARFVILRVLLEAGEGLVSLQHTTGADGKPDALITLNRNKILPVGKPAIERFLRRLQVLKSTADVAGGRALYGGFSAVTDEGPERFLSLRDTVLLRKEARKMFVQANTRLEGEDVTLVQYEGTAAGLIRSFSERFPEDAELLERHLLELSDADSHFWASRG; this comes from the exons ATGGTGGACTCGCAGTATGTGCTGCCCAATGACGTGGGGCTGGCGCTCCTGGACTGCAGCGAGGCCttccggctgctgctgcggggCGAGCGGCTCTACGCGCACTACCTGTCACGTGCCTGCTGGTATGGGGGGCTGGTTGTGCTGCTCCAGACCTCACCTGAAGCACCAGCCATCTATGTGCTGCTTTCCCGCCTCTTCCGTGCCCAGGACCCTGACCAGCTGGGGGAATTGGCACGCTCCACTGGCCTCACTGACCAGGAGTACCAG GCGTTCCTGGTTTACGCTGCTGGCGTCTTTTCCAACATGGGGAACTACAAATCTTTTGGGGACACCAAGTTTGTGCccaacttgcccaag gaTAAGCTCCGGCGACTGATCTGGCAGAGCCAGGCATTCCAGGAGCAGCCGGAGGAGATGAAGTTGCTGTGGGATAGGTGTGGGGAGCTGATGTTCTCGCTGGACGCACAGCAGAGACAGCTGGGACTTAGAGAGAAG GGTACCACCACCTATTTCTCTGGGAACTGCTGTTTGGAGGATGCCCAGCTAGCCCAGAAATTCCTCGACTCGCAG AACATCAGTGCCTACAACACACGGCTCTTCAAGGAGAAGGACAAGACAGGGCAGACATGCTACGAGGTGCGACTGGCATCAGTGCTGGGCACTG ATGCACCCGTCGACCATGAGCTGGCCCCCAAGCTACGCAGCTTTGAGTTTGAGGGCTGCACGTTCCGTGTGACCCGCGGGGACTACGCACCCCTGCTGGAGAGAGTGGTGGAGAACCTACAGTGCACCAAG GCTCATGCTGCCAACACCAACCAGGAGCACATGCTGGAGCATTACATCCGTAGCTTCACTCAGGGTTCCATTGCGGCCCACAAGGAAGGTTCCCGCTGCTGGATCCGTGACAAGGGGCCTATTGTCGAAAG TTATATCGGCTTTATTGAAAGCTACCGAGACCCCTATGGCTCCCGGGGGGAGTTTGAAG gatTTGTGGCTGTCGTGAACAAGGCCATGAGCGCCAAGTTTGCGCGGCTGGTGGAGTcggctgagcagctgctgctggagctgccctggccccgtgccttTGAGAAGGACACCTTCCTCACGCCGGACTTCACCTCGCTGGATGTGCTGACCTTCGCAGGCAGTGGGATCCCGGCTGGCATCAACATCCCCAACT ATGACGACATCCGCCAGACCGAAGGTTTCAAGAATGTGTCCCTGGGCAACGTGCTGTCAGTGGCTTATGCCACCCAGAAGGACAAACTGACCTTCCTCGCTGAGGAGGACAAG GACCTGTACATTAAGTGGAAGGGGCCATCATTTGAGGTGCAGGTCGGGCTTCACGAGCTGCTGGGGCATGGCAGTGGGAAGCTCTTTGTGCAG GAGGAGAAGGGCACCTGTAACTTCGACAGAGAGGCTGTGATCAACCCGGAGACGGGGGAactg ATCCAGAGCTGGTACCGGGGCGGCGAGACATGGGACAGCAAGTTCTCCACCATCGCATCGAGCTACGAGGAGTGTCGAGCCGAGTGCGTGGGGCTCTACCTCTGCCTCAACAAGGACGTGCTCCG gattttTGAGCTGGAAGGCGAGGATGCGGATGACGTGATCTACATCAATTGGCTGAACATGGTGCGGGCTGGGCTGCTAGGGCTGGAGTTCTACACCCCTGAGACCGGCACCTGGCGCCAG GCTCACATGCAGGCGCGCTTCGTGATCCTGCGGGTACTGCTGGAGGCAGGCGAGGGGCTGGTGTCGCTGCAACACACCACGGGCGCTGACGGCAAACCCGATGCACTCATCACTCTCAACCGCAACAAGATCCTGCCTGTGGGGAAGCCGGCCATCGAGCGGTTCCTGCGCAGGCTGCAG GTGCTGAAGTCGACGGCAGATGTGGCGGGGGGCCGGGCACTCTACGGGGGTTTCTCAGCCGTGACAGACGAGGGGCCTGAGCGTTTCCTGAGCCTGCGCGACACCGTGCTGCTACGCAAGGAGGCACGCAAGATGTTTGTGCAGGCCAACACCCGTCTGGAAG GCGAGGATGTGACCCTGGTGCAATACGAGGGTACTGCAGCCGGACTGATCCGCTCCTTCTCCGAGCGATTCCCTGAGGATGCTGAGCTCTTGGAGCGCCATCTGCTGGAGCTGTCGGACGCCGACTCCCACTTCTGGGCAAGCCGGGGCTGA
- the BBS1 gene encoding Bardet-Biedl syndrome 1 protein isoform X2, which produces MAAASSSSSESNEANSKWLDAHYDPMANLYTFSSCVALADLHGDGEYKLVVGDLGMAGHIMRLKVYRGTGLVSESTLLDLPSAIVTFLMDQNEPRTPAVAVTSGPFVYVYKNLRPYFKFTLPPLDANPLELDVWEQAKEDMIDPLTLKEMLEGIRDKAEIPLSVRSLRFLAQDVPEMENFVNLHKGQPIKRQTVITCMSTLKKNMADEDAVSCLVIGTESADVLILDPEAFTILAKMTLPSVPAFLDVMGQFDVEYRVTVACRDGSIYILRRESKRPKYCIELSAQPVGLVRVHKNIVAGCSDETLQGYTQKGKKLWTVYLPAPLMTMSLLDQKSRGFQAVMVGLANQEVHMYRDKNLVDIIRTQDVVTSICFGRYGREDNTLIMTTKGGGLIIKILKRTAVFEEKDTSLGPPVAQSIRLSVPKKTRLYVDQTLRERENAVAMHRVFQMDLYRLRLMAARAYVKALESSLVPVTSTLQEPLKMNAVVQGIGPTFKLTLHIQNTSAGRPSINLLAPMLVPGLNYPIETFVECLSDKGISDVIKVFVLREGQSMPLLTAHINMPVSEGLVAA; this is translated from the exons ATGGCGgccgcctcctcctccagcagcgagag TAATGAAGCCAACTCCAAATGGCTGGATGCCCATTATGACCCCATGGCCAATCTCTACACCTTCTCCTCCTGCGTCG CACTGGCTGACCTGCATGGTGATGGAGAGTACAAG ctggtGGTGGGTGACCTGGGCATGGCTGGGCACATCATGAGGCTGAAGGTGTACCGGGGCACAGGGCTGGTCAGCGAGAGCACCTTGTTGGACCTGCCGTCTGCTATTGTCACCTTCCTGATGGACCAGAATGAGCCACGCACGCCTGCCGTGGCTGTGACCTCCGGCCCATTTGTCTATGTCTACAAGAACCTGCGGCCCTACTTCAAATTTACCTTGCCCCCCCTGGATGCCAACCCcctggagctggatgtctgggagCAGGCCAAGGAG GACATGATCGACCCCCTGACTCTGAAGGAAATGCTGGAGGGGATCCG GGACAAGGCGGAAATCCCCCTGTCGGTACGATCACTGAG GTTCCTGGCCCAAGATGTACCAGAGATGGAGAATTTTGTGAACCTACATAAGGGGCAACCGATCAAGCGCCAG ACTGTCATCACCTGCATGAGCACGCTGAAGAAGAACATGGCGGATGAGGATGCGGTCAGCTGCCTGGTGATAGGGACAGAGAGCGCCGATGTCCTCATCCTGGACCCTGAGGCCTTCACTATCTTGGCCAAG ATGACGTTGCCGAGCGTGCCAGCCTTCCTGGACGTGATGGGGCAATTTGATGTGGAGTACCGGGTCACGGTGGCCTGCCGGGACGGGAGCATCTACATCCTGCGCAG ggaaTCCAAGCGGCCCAAGTACTGCATCGAGCTGAGTGCCCAGCCCGTGGGGCTGGTGCGGGTACACAAGAATATCGTGGCCGGCTGCTCTGACGAAACCCTGCAGGGCTATACACAGAAg GGGAAGAAGCTGTGGACAGTCTATCTGCCAGCCCCACTAATGACTATGAGCCTCCTAGACCAGAAATCACGCGGCTTCCAGGCCGTGATGGTAGGTCTGGCCAACCAGGAGGTGCACATGTACCGGGACAAAAACCTTGTGGACATCATCCGCACGCAG GACGTGGTCACCAGCATTTGCTTTGGCCGCTATGGGCGTGAGGACAACACCCTGATCATGACGACTAAAG GCGGGGGGTTGATCATCAAGATCCTGAAGCGCACGGCCGTGTTTGAGGAGAAGGACACGTCGCTGGGCCCTCCTGTGGCCCAGAGCATCCGACTCAGCGTGCCCAAGAAGACCAGGCTGTACGTGGACCAGACGCTGCGGGAGCGCGAGAATGCTGTGG CCATGCACCGCGTGTTCCAGATGGACCTGTACCGGCTGCGGCTCATGGCAGCCCGGGCCTATGTCAAGGCGCTGGAGTCCAGCCTGGTGCCCGTCACATCCACACTGCAGGAGCCCCTTAAGATGAATGCCGTG gtCCAGGGCATCGGCCCCACCTTCAAACTGACCCTCCACATTCAGAACACGTCAGCTGGGCGCCCCTCCATCAACCTGCTG GCCCCCATGCTGGTCCCGGGACTGAACTACCCCATTGAAACCTTTGTGGAGTGTCTGAGCGACAAGGGGATCTCAGACGTCATCAAG GTGTTTGTATTGCGGGAGGGCCAGAGCATGCCCTTGCTGACTGCCCATATCAACATGCCAGTGAGTGAGGGCCTGGTTGCTGCCTGA
- the BBS1 gene encoding Bardet-Biedl syndrome 1 protein isoform X1 encodes MAAASSSSSESNEANSKWLDAHYDPMANLYTFSSCVALADLHGDGEYKLVVGDLGMAGHIMRLKVYRGTGLVSESTLLDLPSAIVTFLMDQNEPRTPAVAVTSGPFVYVYKNLRPYFKFTLPPLDANPLELDVWEQAKEDMIDPLTLKEMLEGIRDKAEIPLSVRSLRFLAQDVPEMENFVNLHKGQPIKRQTVITCMSTLKKNMADEDAVSCLVIGTESADVLILDPEAFTILAKMTLPSVPAFLDVMGQFDVEYRVTVACRDGSIYILRRESKRPKYCIELSAQPVGLVRVHKNIVAGCSDETLQGYTQKGKKLWTVYLPAPLMTMSLLDQKSRGFQAVMVGLANQEVHMYRDKNLVDIIRTQDVVTSICFGRYGREDNTLIMTTKGGGLIIKILKRTAVFEEKDTSLGPPVAQSIRLSVPKKTRLYVDQTLRERENAVAMHRVFQMDLYRLRLMAARAYVKALESSLVPVTSTLQEPLKMNAVVQGIGPTFKLTLHIQNTSAGRPSINLLVSFLYDQSLYAMKRAFFKAPMLVPGLNYPIETFVECLSDKGISDVIKVFVLREGQSMPLLTAHINMPVSEGLVAA; translated from the exons ATGGCGgccgcctcctcctccagcagcgagag TAATGAAGCCAACTCCAAATGGCTGGATGCCCATTATGACCCCATGGCCAATCTCTACACCTTCTCCTCCTGCGTCG CACTGGCTGACCTGCATGGTGATGGAGAGTACAAG ctggtGGTGGGTGACCTGGGCATGGCTGGGCACATCATGAGGCTGAAGGTGTACCGGGGCACAGGGCTGGTCAGCGAGAGCACCTTGTTGGACCTGCCGTCTGCTATTGTCACCTTCCTGATGGACCAGAATGAGCCACGCACGCCTGCCGTGGCTGTGACCTCCGGCCCATTTGTCTATGTCTACAAGAACCTGCGGCCCTACTTCAAATTTACCTTGCCCCCCCTGGATGCCAACCCcctggagctggatgtctgggagCAGGCCAAGGAG GACATGATCGACCCCCTGACTCTGAAGGAAATGCTGGAGGGGATCCG GGACAAGGCGGAAATCCCCCTGTCGGTACGATCACTGAG GTTCCTGGCCCAAGATGTACCAGAGATGGAGAATTTTGTGAACCTACATAAGGGGCAACCGATCAAGCGCCAG ACTGTCATCACCTGCATGAGCACGCTGAAGAAGAACATGGCGGATGAGGATGCGGTCAGCTGCCTGGTGATAGGGACAGAGAGCGCCGATGTCCTCATCCTGGACCCTGAGGCCTTCACTATCTTGGCCAAG ATGACGTTGCCGAGCGTGCCAGCCTTCCTGGACGTGATGGGGCAATTTGATGTGGAGTACCGGGTCACGGTGGCCTGCCGGGACGGGAGCATCTACATCCTGCGCAG ggaaTCCAAGCGGCCCAAGTACTGCATCGAGCTGAGTGCCCAGCCCGTGGGGCTGGTGCGGGTACACAAGAATATCGTGGCCGGCTGCTCTGACGAAACCCTGCAGGGCTATACACAGAAg GGGAAGAAGCTGTGGACAGTCTATCTGCCAGCCCCACTAATGACTATGAGCCTCCTAGACCAGAAATCACGCGGCTTCCAGGCCGTGATGGTAGGTCTGGCCAACCAGGAGGTGCACATGTACCGGGACAAAAACCTTGTGGACATCATCCGCACGCAG GACGTGGTCACCAGCATTTGCTTTGGCCGCTATGGGCGTGAGGACAACACCCTGATCATGACGACTAAAG GCGGGGGGTTGATCATCAAGATCCTGAAGCGCACGGCCGTGTTTGAGGAGAAGGACACGTCGCTGGGCCCTCCTGTGGCCCAGAGCATCCGACTCAGCGTGCCCAAGAAGACCAGGCTGTACGTGGACCAGACGCTGCGGGAGCGCGAGAATGCTGTGG CCATGCACCGCGTGTTCCAGATGGACCTGTACCGGCTGCGGCTCATGGCAGCCCGGGCCTATGTCAAGGCGCTGGAGTCCAGCCTGGTGCCCGTCACATCCACACTGCAGGAGCCCCTTAAGATGAATGCCGTG gtCCAGGGCATCGGCCCCACCTTCAAACTGACCCTCCACATTCAGAACACGTCAGCTGGGCGCCCCTCCATCAACCTGCTGGTGAGCTTCCTCTACGACCAGAGCCTCTATGCCATGAAGAGAGCCTTCTTCAAg GCCCCCATGCTGGTCCCGGGACTGAACTACCCCATTGAAACCTTTGTGGAGTGTCTGAGCGACAAGGGGATCTCAGACGTCATCAAG GTGTTTGTATTGCGGGAGGGCCAGAGCATGCCCTTGCTGACTGCCCATATCAACATGCCAGTGAGTGAGGGCCTGGTTGCTGCCTGA
- the LOC128840456 gene encoding cathepsin W-like, with the protein MGPGVLSPCLLLLWVWALPAGSVLPTELSKAEVTRMFKDFMIQFNRTYRSPAEQRRRFGIFTQSLLAARRLQETELGTGQYGVTRFSDWTDEEFRGMFRSPPPHTMHQAPQLPRKKLPPSCDWRKAGAVTAVKNQGDKCLSCWAFAAVANIESLWNIHFHQPRNLSVQEVLDCSWCGAGCKGGYAWDAFTTVLHKRGLTSEDAYPYTGRQETCHNLNEPAAYIQGFQTLPGDEEEIAAHVASTGPITVTLNSAVMKNYQNGISQPSVMSCSPDQMDHVVLLVGYGHEKKMQYWIIKNSWGEDWGEEGYYRLHRGSNACGITTFPVTATVHRVGAPGHEVHCPP; encoded by the exons ATGGGGCCTGGAGTCCTGAGTCCCTGTctcctgctgctgtgggtctgGGCCCTCCCAGCTGGCTCTGTCCTGCCCACCGAACTCAGCAAG GCTGAAGTGACGCGAATGTTCAAGGATTTTATGATTCAGTTCAACAGAACCTACAGGAGCCCCGCAG agCAGCGCAGACGCTTCGGGATCTTCACGCAGAGCCTGCTCGCGGCGCGGCGGCTGCAGGAGACGGAGCTGGGCACGGGGCAGTACGGGGTGACCCGCTTCAGCGACTGGACAG ATGAGGAGTTCCGGGGGATGTTccggagccccccgccccacaccatGCACCAGGCCCCCCAGCTCCCGAGGAAGAAGCTGCCCCCTTCCTGTGATTGGAGGAAGGCGGGGGCCGTGACCGCCGTGAAGAACCAG GGCGATAAGTGCCTCTCCTGCTGGGCCTTCGCTGCCGTTGCCAACATTGAGTCCCTCTGGAACATCCACTTCCACCAGCCCCGGAACCTCTCGGTGCAAG AGGTGTTGGACTGCAGCTGGTGCGGAGCGGGGTGCAAAGGGGGCTACGCATGGGACGCCTTCACTACGGTGCTGCACAAGC GTGGTCTGACCAGCGAGGATGCCTACCCCTACACAGGGAGACAGGAGACATGCCACAACCTCAATGAGCCGGCTGCCTATATCCAGGGCTTCCAGACACTACCTGGAGATGAAGAGG AAATAGCTGCACACGTCGCAAGCACAGGCCCAATCACAGTTACCCTGAACTCAGCTGTCATGAAG AATTATCAAAATGGCATCTCCCAGCCCTCCGTGATGAGCTGCAGTCCAGACCAGATGGATCATGTTGTCCTGCTGGTTGGCTACGGGCATG AGAAGAAAATGCAGTACTGGATCATCAAGAACTcctggggggaagactggggAGAGGAG GGCTATTACCGTCTCCATCGCGGCAGTAACGCCTGCGGCATCACCACGTTCCCTGTAACAGCCACCGTCCACCGCGTTGGGGCTCCGGGACATGAAGTCCACTGCCCGCCCTga